The Gallus gallus isolate bGalGal1 chromosome 3, bGalGal1.mat.broiler.GRCg7b, whole genome shotgun sequence genome window below encodes:
- the GJA10 gene encoding gap junction alpha-10 protein, translated as MGDWNLLGSILEEVHIHSTIVGKIWLTILFIFRMLVLGVAAEDVWDDEQSEFICNTEQPGCSNICYDKAFPISLIRYWVLQIIFVSSPSLVYMAHALYRLRALEKERQKRKAHLRAQLEDLEPMPEEHRRVERELRKLEEQKKVNKAPLRGSLLRTYVLHILTRSVVEVGFMIGQYLLYGFHMSPLYKCTRPPCPNTVDCFVSRPTEKTIFMVFMHSIAAVSLFLNILEIAHLGLKKIHKTLYGRLRQPVGPEYDEASPYNSKKNSVVPPACPAANTSPPRSAAAPPPPTAPSATPAPPSPPGPPDHQHQGELRATAPPRRRHSAAQHHGQQPPPSSSSEEAPRAAGPGTAGPGTGAGRRVLRKQSRVSVCRDLEENRGESPDSGHCPGTRKSSFLSRVLSESRAGSDSESAASRRGSGPGSASCSGSEGQRHEEGSPAGSPPPPAAMGRRVSMASSGPGERAGGTDSRGSSSKFPGTPTAMIVPRTLRGLRRGKQKRCRTAFSSAVHVIWLDVLNLLILSVNVMLPSLNK; from the coding sequence ATGGGCGACTGGAACTTGTTGGGCAGCATCCTTGAAGAAGTGCACATCCACTCCACTATAGTTGGCAAAATCTGGCTCACGATCCTGTTCATATTCCGGATGCTAGTGCTGGGAGTGGCTGCTGAGGATGTCTGGGATGACGAGCAGTCGGAGTTCATCTGCAACACAGAGCAACCTGGCTGCAGCAATATATGTTATGACAAGGCCTTCCCTATCTCTTTGATCAGATACTGGGTATTGCAGATCATATTTGTATCTTCTCCATCTCTTGTTTACATGGCCCATGCACTGTACAGATTAAGGGCTCTAGAGAAAGAGCGACAGAAGAGGAAAGCCCACTTGCGGGCTCAGCTAGAAGATCTGGAGCCCATGCCTGAAGAACACCGGAGAGTGGAGAGGGAGCTGCGAAAgctggaagaacagaagaaagtgaATAAGGCACCCTTGAGAGGGTCTCTGCTGCGCACCTATGTCCTACATATCCTGACCCGCTCAGTGGTTGAAGTGGGCTTTATGATAGGTCAGTATCTTTTGTATGGATTTCACATGTCACCCCTTTACAAATGTACTCGGCCCCCTTGCCCTAACACAGTGGATTGTTTTGTGTCCCGACCCACAGAGAAGACCATCTTTATGGTCTTCATGCACAGCATTGCTGCAGTCTCCCTATTCCTCAACATCCTAGAAATTGCCCACCTGGGCCTCAAGAAGATCCACAAGACCCTCTACGGGCGACTGCGGCAGCCCGTGGGCCCTGAGTATGACGAGGCCAGTCCTTACAACTCCAAGAAGAACTCTGTGGTCCCACCGGCCTGCCCGGCCGCCAACACCTCCCCTCCACGCTCtgccgcggccccgccgccccccacCGCTCCCTCGGCCACCcctgcccccccctcccctcctggGCCGCCGGACCATCAGCACCAGGGAGAGCTCCGAGCcaccgccccgccgcgccgccggcACAGCGCGGCTCAGCACCACGGACAGCAGCCACCGCCGTCctccagcagcgaggaggcgccgcgggcggcggggccggggacGGCGGGGCCCGGAACGGGGGCTGGCCGCCGAGTGCTCCGTAAGCAGAGCCGCGTGAGCGTCTGTCGCGACCTGGAGGAGAACCGCGGGGAATCCCCGGACAGCGGGCACTGCCCGGGCACCCGCAAATCCAGCTTCCTCTCCCGGGTGCTCTCCGAGAGCCGGGCGGGCAGCGACAGCGAGAGCGCCGCCTCCCGCCGAGGCTCCGGTCCCGGCTCCGCCTCCTGTTCCGGCTCCGAGGGGCAGCGCCACGAGGAGGGCAGCCCGGCCGGcagcccgccgccgcccgcggccATGGGACGCCGCGTGTCGATGGCAAGTAGTGGCCCCGGGGAGCGGGCGGGGGGTACTGACAGCCGGGGCAGCTCTTCTAAGTTTCCTGGCACCCCCACGGCTATGATCGTGCCCCGCACCCTTCGTGGCCTTCGGCGGGGAAAGCAGAAGCGCTGCAGAACTGCGTTTTCATCAGCTGTTCATGTCATTTGGCTGGATGTTCTAAACTTGCTTATACTCAGTGTTAATGTCATGCTTCCCTCCCTGAACAAATGA